A stretch of uncultured Flavobacterium sp. DNA encodes these proteins:
- the rpsJ gene encoding 30S ribosomal protein S10, giving the protein MSQKIRIKLKSYDHMLVDKSAEKIVKTVKTTGAVVTGPIPLPTHKKLFTVLRSPHVNKKAREQFEVMSYKRLIDIYSSSSKTIDALMKLELPSGVEVEIKV; this is encoded by the coding sequence ATGAGTCAAAAAATCAGAATAAAACTAAAATCTTACGATCACATGTTGGTAGATAAATCTGCTGAAAAGATCGTAAAAACAGTAAAAACTACTGGAGCAGTTGTAACAGGTCCAATTCCGTTACCAACTCACAAAAAACTTTTCACTGTATTACGTTCTCCGCACGTTAATAAAAAAGCGAGAGAGCAATTTGAAGTAATGTCATACAAGAGATTGATTGATATTTATTCATCTTCATCTAAAACTATTGATGCATTAATGAAACTTGAATTGCCAAGTGGAGTTGAAGTAGAGATAAAAGTATAA